One genomic window of Aricia agestis chromosome 7, ilAriAges1.1, whole genome shotgun sequence includes the following:
- the LOC121729000 gene encoding fatty acid synthase-like isoform X1 translates to MNTIPGEQGECERREYHGLEVTGDHVVISGMSGLYPKSRNIQELHHILYNKINPAEKTERWSGLPEVSQYVGQISELEYFDAQFFKVHHRLSNLMDPMSRKLLEQSYQAIFDAGCSPGYLAGKKVGVFIGICFTEADKVFLYTDHVKSGLGITGCNRSMCANRISYYLNLKGPSMSVDQSCASSTAALEMAYDAMIRGECEAAIVGGSKLCLHSQTLIGYGRILLTCKDGKTKSFDANADGCCKSEAINCIFLQKAKDALRIYARVVHVKTEFMSLCKTDIGAVAGFDRDPADITRFLGTFYKEADVSPLEVQYVEAFGAGNRDSDKRELEAIDEFFCKGRRKPLPVGSVMSNIGYVESASGLSSVTKILLGYQCGKLAANLHYNTPRDDIAAIKEGRIEILAEHKDFVPTYTAINSISMTGPFGHILLHGFSKKKDIARYKIHFPRLVLSSGRQESAVQKIFTYLKSKPVDPEELTLIHHFYENNITGHLGRGFLILDTDENKETVCLSSECAYFDQARRPLWFVYSGMGSQWPAMGKDLMRIPVFAAAIQRCHRVLEPKGLNIVDIITSDDPKTFDNILHSFVGITAIQIGLTDVLRAMDIAPDMIIGHSLGEIGCAYADNCFTAEETIMCAYSRGLVSVQTPFIRGSMAAIGLGYKEISRMCPPEIEVACHNSAESCTISGPAEIMSEFVLSLTRQGIFAKEVPCSNIAFHSRYIANAGHALLKFMEEIVPNPKPRSSRWLSTSVPQAQWDEPKAKYCSADYFTNNLLSPVLFEETSQQIPADAVLVEVAPHNLLQAILKRSLPQSCKLLPLSRRGHPANTTLLLETIGRLYVEGFNPKVKALYPRIEFPVSTSTPMLSHLVEWVHNEEWSLHKPTIASKAIATTSKDAISTFDVEHSHLKGHIIRGKNLYPFSAALVAVWDTLAASLNKERKTLSVQFENVYSHTQPILNKKHQLRLYVGIQKGTGHFEVLNENSVIITGTILPEITDERKFEMPQITAETHLDADDIYQLLHAKDYHYVNEFRSIHSVNESLTEARIAWRDNWTTFLEGIIQLNVLRRQHHAVSKINLIRKMIIDVDKHRSCTMVDGDTVLVKAKVLDVYDLTVCGGVIMETVKFIDVPPLKNDDIVLKMSEFLPLFSSKKMNENKALNMLIQIAADNVKHQSINIMQIENAYSVKNNFSNIKEISNKIPGISATYTKACLDEKDKNDFEHIDLIIAADLNDEMCQKLQSVLHQNTFIIYKQGQEQKESSYNRVVSAQNTENGIIKLAIWRPTEPNISKKLILRQQKDSQDTPGGEYFVPLEDETNSNQSVTLKIAQIGDLQSIYWAKDDLQTDHGVKVKATYVGINIVYVNKLLGTHFQDNNEPTKCVIDFSGFAKSGARVMGLVRSDTISSHVTAQAEFLLPVPNYWTLEDAATVPLAYSLAFYILFIKVRMNRKHTICVHGGTGALGQAVISIALAHGCRVFATVSNRSKKLFLKKIFPQVKDSHIIDHSRDLNFVYNIMRETNGKGCNLLVSCATDELKNYSFRCLASYGVMVDTSVVPNREDYKFGLDHLSFDKVYYPIDFSTIFLPQFSEDIQLIRELMVTGIRQGYVRPLTRVTYEARDAARACRLQTRDHHGRVLLQLNMEMNVVSSITCSNSSWQLLVSDNQMLALKLAERLVERGATKILMLLDKVSNYVHAHIRQWEDDVTVRLIEATREAKEKSDIIRGCKEDGLESIFILTSKEKATHVMETVEQFTTFVSKYSYPLKYFALVTTSKLSNTPRSWFTTNGNSKMITKIKLPEIKQINNDEDRPNNNSAISANDAIDALERALCSREKDVLVHKCNATRKTLMEQILSLAGLKVDSEEARNSNYTLRELNMSDAAVSVIQEYLKDAYELSFSVEDLLNLSVESSNELENRCVDSHVEENRGIATYFPTVFADELLHTTDLRFMPTLASTAAFTDVDVSKPHLCIVPGVEGYHERFSALCERLKLPVLALQPGIDNPSETISELAHRYIAVIKKKAALNDHFYLLGYESGILVALEMAAVLEKYGLTGTVFCIGGTPTEVIDDFKSNLIDFKTDAELQVGVLKHAYSLFTKEDSSVIGQLTSMEWPTKLSICVSLMRGKTTHSMQYIRKWIEYMYKQLSTLVNTTHEINKISSQIISLRPRYPTSVDTSLQECSEKKVVTYQLESPLCSAHLDMMCATIINSHLDRDILETFKNRNICDSYRILGKIVTF, encoded by the exons GTGCAACCGGAGTATGTGCGCCAACCGCATCTCGTACTATCTGAACCTGAAGGGTCCTTCCATGTCAGTGGACCAATCGTGTGCCTCCTCCACCGCCGCCCTGGAGATGGCCTACGACGCCATGATCCGGGGGGAGTGCGAAGCCGCCATAGTGGGGGGATCGAAACTGTGCCTGCATTCTCAGACTCTTATTGGATACGGCAG AATTCTACTGACATGTAAGGATGGGAAAACAAAATCATTCGATGCTAATGCTGACGGGTGCTGCAAGTCAGAAGCAATAAACTGTATATTCCTGCAAAAGGCCAAAGATGCCCTTAG AATTTATGCACGTGTAGTCCACGTCAAAACCGAGTTTATGTCGCTTTGTAAAACGGACATCGGTGCCGTCGCCGGTTTCGATCGAGACCCTGCGGATATAACGAGATTCCTAGGGACCTTCTACAAGGAAGCTGACGTGTCTCCTCTCGAAGTACAATATGTGGAAGCGTTTGGAGCAG GTAACCGAGACAGTGACAAAAGAGAACTAGAAGCGATAGATGAATTCTTCTGCAAAGGCCGGAGGAAACCCCTACCGGTTGGCAGCGTCATGTCCAATATCGGCTATGTGGAATCTGCCTCGGGACTCTCGTCTGTTACCAAG ATCCTGCTGGGCTACCAATGCGGAAAATTGGCCGCAAACCTGCACTATAACACGCCACGAGACGATATCGCTGCAATAAAAGAAGGACGAATTGAAATACTGGCAGAGCATAAAGACTTCGTCCCCACATACACTGCCATCAATAGCATATCTATGACGGGACCTTTCGGGCATATCCTCCTACATGGATTTAGTAAGAAAAAG GATATAGCACGATATAAGATACATTTTCCACGTCTCGTGCTGAGTTCAGGAAGGCAGGAGAGTGCCGTTCAAAAAATATTCACTTATCTCAAGAGTAAGCCGGTCGACCCAGAAGAACTGACGCTGATTCATCATTTCTATGAGAATAATATAACTGGCCACTTGGGACGTGGTTTCCTAATTCTAG ATACAGACGAGAACAAGGAAACAGTATGCTTGAGCTCGGAGTGCGCCTACTTTGACCAGGCCCGGCGGCCGCTGTGGTTCGTGTACAGCGGCATGGGCTCGCAGTGGCCCGCCATGGGGAAAGACCTCATGCGGATACCGGTCTTCGCTGCCGCTATTCAAAG ATGTCACCGAGTACTTGAGCCTAAAGGACTGAACATTGTCGACATCATCACGTCGGATGATCCCAAGACATTTGACAACATTCTACATTCGTTTGTCGGTATCACTGCCATACAAATCGGACTCACTGATGTGCTACGAGCTATGGATATAGCACCAGATATGATAATTG ggcACAGTCTAGGTGAAATTGGGTGTGCCTATGCAGACAACTGTTTCACCGCTGAAGAAACTATTATGTGTGCCTACAGCCGTGGTCTAGTCTCCGTACAGACACCGTTCATCCGTGGATCCATGGCAGCCATTGGACTAGGATATAAAGag ATATCTAGAATGTGTCCTCCTGAAATAGAAGTTGCTTGTCACAACTCTGCGGAATCTTGTACAATTTCTGGTCCAGCCGAGATAATGAGCGAATTTGTGCTTAGCTTAACGCGTCAAGGAATATTCGCGAAGGAAGTGCCGTGTTCCAACATTGCTTTCCACAGCCGATATATCGCTAATGCTG GACACGCATTACTAAAGTTCATGGAGGAAATAGTTCCCAACCCCAAACCCCGCAGCTCCCGCTGGCTGTCCACATCGGTGCCCCAGGCGCAATGGGACGAACCCAAGGCAAAATACTGCTCCGCCGATTACTTCACAAACAATTTGTTG AGTCCAGTGCTATTTGAGGAGACATCACAGCAAATACCGGCTGACGCTGTCCTGGTGGAGGTCGCTCCCCACAATCTGCTGCAGGCCATCCTCAAGCGTTCTCTACCACAATCCTGCAAGCTGCTGCCTCTCTCTCGGCGAGGACATCCTGCAAATACCACATTATTGCTGGAAACTATTGGACG CTTGTACGTCGAAGGCTTTAATCCCAAGGTAAAGGCGTTATATCCACGAATAGAATTTCCGGTATCAACGTCAACTCCCATGTTATCACATCTAGTGGAATGGGTGCATAATGAAGAATG GTCCCTGCACAAACCGACCATTGCTAGCAAAGCGATTGCCACAACTTCGAAAGATGCTATATCTACGTTCGATGTTGAACATAGTCATTTGAAAGGCCACATAATAAGAG GAAAAAACCTGTATCCGTTTTCCGCGGCTCTCGTAGCCGTATGGGACACACTGGCAGCGAGCCTAAACAAGGAGAGAAAGACATTATCAGTACAGTTCGAAAATGTGTACTCACATACACAGCCGATATTAAATAAGAAACACCAGTTACGCCTCTATGTCGGTATACAGAAAGGCACAGGGCATTTTGAG GTACTGAATGAGAACTCGGTCATAATAACAGGAACAATTTTACCAGAGATCACAGATGAAAGGAAGTTTGAGATGCCCCAGATAACTGCCGAAACACACCTTGACGCAGATGATATCTATCAGTTGCTACATGCAAAAGACTATCATTATGT CAACGAATTCCGCAGTATACATAGTGTAAACGAATCCCTAACGGAGGCGCGAATTGCATGGAGAGACAACTGGACGACTTTCTTAGAAGGAATCATACAACTAAATGTTCTAAGACGACAACATCACGCCGTATCTAAGATTAACCTCATCAGAAAGATGATAATCGATGTTGATAAGCACCGTAGCTGCACTATGGTAGATGGAGATACAGTCCTAGTTAAAGCTAAAGTTCTAGATGTATATGATCTTACtgt TTGCGGTGGAGTTATTATGGAAACTGTAAAATTTATCGATGTACCTCCTCTCAAAAATGATGATATCGTTCTAAAAATGAGTGAATTCTTACCTCTCTTTTCAAGCAAAAAGATGAAT GAAAATAAAGCACTGAATATGTTGATACAAATTGCAGCTGATAATGTGAAACATCAGTCAAtaaatataatgcaaattgAAAATGCTTATAGCGTCAAGAACAATTTCAGTAACATAAAAGAAATATCAAACAAAATTCCCGGGATAAGTGCTACTTACACGAAAGCATGTTTAGATGAAAAAGACAAAAACGACTTTGAGCATATTGATTTGATTATAGCGGCTGATTTAAATGACGAG ATGTGTCAAAAGCTACAAAGTGTTCTACATCAAAATACGttcataatttataaacaagGTCAAGAACAGAAAGAGAGTTCATATAATAGAGTAGTGAGTGCTCAAAACACAGAAAATGGAATAATTAAACTGGCTATATGGAGACCAACAGAGCCTAATATTTCCAAAAAACTAATTTTACGCCAGCAAAAAGACTCGCAA GACACTCCAGGAGGAGAATATTTTGTGCCACTAGAAGACGAAACAAATTCAAATCAAAGCGTGACACTAAAAATTGCCCAGATTGGTGATCTTCAGTCAATTTATTGGGCTAAAGATGATCTACAAACTGACCACGGCGTAAAAGTAAAG GCTACCTACGTGGGAATTAACATCGTCTACGTAAACAAGCTGCTGGGAACACACTTTCAAGACAATAATGAACCGACCAAATGTGTCATTGATTTTAGTGGTTTTGCTAAAAG cgGTGCGAGAGTGATGGGTTTAGTACGGAGTGACACGATATCATCACATGTGACAGCCCAGGCCGAGTTTCTCCTGCCGGTACCCAACTATTGGACGCTGGAAGACGCCGCCACAGTTCCACTAGCGTACTCCTTGGCTTTCTACATACTG ttcaTCAAGGTGCGCATGAACAGGAAGCACACGATTTGCGTGCACGGCGGCACGGGGGCGCTCGGCCAGGCAGTCATTAGCATTGCGCTAGCGCACGGCTGTCGAGTGTTTGCAACAGTCAGCAACAGATCCAAAAAGCTAttcctgaaaaaaatatttccccaaGTTAAGG ATAGTCATATAATTGACCACTCACGGGACCTCAATTTCGTCTACAACATAATGCGAGAGACGAATGGTAAAGGCTGCAATCTTCTGGTATCCTGTGCTACAGATGAGTTGAAAAAT taCTCCTTCAGGTGTCTCGCGTCTTACGGGGTGATGGTGGACACCAGCGTGGTCCCCAACCGCGAGGACTACAAGTTCGGGCTTGACCACTTGTCCTTCGACAAAGTCTACTACCCCATTGACTTCTCTACTATATTCCTACCGCAATTTTCGGAAGATATACAA TTAATACGCGAGCTGATGGTGACGGGCATAAGGCAAGGGTACGTGCGTCCGCTGACGCGCGTGACGTACGAAGCGCGGGACGCAGCGCGAGCGTGCCGCCTGCAGACGCGCGACCACCACGGCCGGGTGCTCCTACAACTGAACATGGAGATGAATGTCGTGTCCAG TATAACGTGCTCGAATTCGTCGTGGCAACTGCTCGTATCGGACAATCAGATGCTGGCGCTAAAACTGGCCGAAAGACTTGTTGAACGGGGAGCAACGAAAATTCTGATGTTGCTCGACAAAGTGTCGAATTATGTTCATGCacatattag ACAGTGGGAAGATGATGTGACCGTAAGACTTATAGAGGCAACACGGGAAGCGAAGGAAAAATCCGACATAATAAGAGGCTGCAAAGAGGATGGCTTGGAAAGTATATTCATCCTCACTTCAAAAGAGAAGGCCACTCATGTGATGGAGACAGTCGAACAGTTCACCAcatttgtatcaaaatattctTATCCATTGAA ATATTTTGCGTTAGTAACAACAAGCAAATTGAGCAATACACCAAGGTCGTGGTTCACTACAAATGGTAACAGTAAAATGATTACTAAAATTAAATTGCCAGAGATCAAACAA ATTAATAATGATGAAGATAGACCTAACAATAATAGTGCGATATCAGCGAATGACGCCATAGATGCCCTGGAGCGGGCACTATGCTCACGAGAGAAGGACGTCCTGGTTCACAAATGTAACGCGACTAGAAAAACCTTGATGGAACAGATCTTGTCGCTTGCAG GTTTGAAAGTTGACAGTGAAGAAGCACGAAATTCGAATTACACTTTGCGAGAACTGAACATGAGCGACGCTGCGGTTTCCGTCATTCAAGAATATTTAAAAGACGCATACGAGTTGAGTTTCAGTGTTGAAGATCTGCTTAACCTATCAGTAGAAAG CAGCAACGAGTTGGAAAATCGATGCGTTGATTCTCACGTGGAAGAGAATCGAGGAATAGCTACATACTTCCCCACGGTGTTCGCTGACGAGCTGCTACATACGACAGACTTGCGGTTCATGCCGACGCTGGCCAGCACTGCTGCG TTCACGGACGTCGACGTGAGCAAACCACATTTATGTATCGTGCCCGGAGTGGAGGGTTACCACGAACGTTTCAGTGCGCTGTGCGAACGACTGAAGCTCCCTGTCCTGGCGCTGCAGCCGGGAATAGACAACCCCAGCGAGACGATCTCGGAACTAGCGCATAGATATATCGCCGTGATAAAGAAGAAAGCGGCGCTCAACGACCATTTCTATCTCCTGGGCTACGAAAGCGGCATCCTGGTTGCCCTGGAGATGGCAGCTGTTCTAGAAAAATATG GTTTGACTGGAACAGTGTTCTGCATCGGCGGGACACCGACCGAAGTGATCGACGATTTTAAAAGTAACCTCATAGACTTTAAGACTGACGCGGAGCTGCAAGTGGGCGTCCTGAAGCATGCGTACTCGCTTTTTACCAAAGAAGATTCTAGTGTGATAGGTCAATTGACTAGTATGGAGTGGCCGACGAAGCTTTCGATATGCGTGAGCCTAATGCGAGGCAAAACCACCCACTCCATGCAATACATTAGGAAGTGGATCGAATATATGTACAAACAGTTGTCTACGTTAGTGAATACAACGCACGAAATCAATAAAATTTCCTCTCAAATAATATCCCTCCGGCCACGATATCCGACCAGCGTGGATACATCCCTCCAAGAATGTTCGGAGAAAAAAGTGGTGACGTATCAGCTGGAGTCACCGCTGTGTTCTGCGCACTTGGACATGATGTGCGCCACCATCATCAACTCGCACTTAGACCGTGACATTTTGGagacatttaaaaatagaaatatttgtGACTCGTATAGAATCCTGGGCAAAATTGTGACTTTCTGA